In Anaerolineales bacterium, a single genomic region encodes these proteins:
- a CDS encoding glycogen synthase: MAEQNQKFLKILFLAAEAAPLVKIGGLADVAGALPAELRRRGHDVRLVLPLHPALRARAAGWKPAVRPAVPARGSAMQADVYQMELDGVPLYLVDGPPLRASESVYHSDSGRDAPKYVFFSLASLELARALDWKPDLVHANDWHTAAANLWLAGRGRQDRFFTDVGSVLSIHNLPYLGHNAGWALAQFGLGVPPPAPPAARGAAEPDAEDRFGALPDWAYSALLPLGIAAADMIVAVSRSYAEEILTPEFGAGLEDYLRAQRGRLTGIRNGIDTDLWNPAADPRLAERFDSGSLERRAANKTALQQKMGLDPEPAVPLIGIVSRLNEQKGIDLALSALECWCGRGNQAVILGAGDPRLEQQCRTFAARHRGRAAMEAGHHEDLAAWIYGGSDFFMIPSRYEPCGVTQMIAMRYGSLPVVRAVGGLKDTVLDLSHAEGTGLVFAEASAAAAGLALGRAEELFRQRERCAAARARGMAMDFSWSRSVEEYLTVYRRVLEQ; encoded by the coding sequence GTGAAAATCGGCGGTCTGGCGGACGTCGCCGGCGCTCTGCCGGCGGAATTGCGCCGCCGCGGACACGACGTACGCCTGGTCCTGCCCCTGCATCCTGCCCTGCGCGCCCGCGCCGCCGGATGGAAGCCGGCCGTGCGCCCGGCCGTCCCGGCTCGCGGTTCGGCGATGCAGGCCGACGTCTACCAGATGGAATTGGACGGGGTGCCCCTTTACCTCGTCGACGGCCCGCCTCTGCGCGCTTCGGAATCGGTCTACCATTCGGATTCCGGGCGCGACGCGCCCAAATATGTATTCTTCTCGCTGGCGTCCCTGGAACTCGCCCGCGCGCTGGACTGGAAGCCCGACCTCGTCCACGCCAACGATTGGCACACCGCGGCGGCCAACCTGTGGCTGGCCGGACGCGGACGGCAGGACCGCTTCTTTACGGACGTGGGTTCGGTGCTCTCGATCCACAACCTGCCTTACCTCGGACACAATGCCGGATGGGCGCTGGCCCAGTTCGGCCTGGGCGTGCCGCCTCCCGCTCCGCCGGCGGCCCGCGGTGCGGCCGAGCCGGACGCGGAGGACCGCTTCGGCGCGCTTCCGGATTGGGCCTACTCCGCGCTGCTTCCGCTCGGCATCGCCGCGGCCGATATGATCGTCGCCGTCAGCCGCTCCTATGCCGAGGAAATCCTCACCCCGGAATTCGGCGCGGGGCTCGAGGATTACCTGCGCGCTCAGCGCGGCAGGTTGACGGGCATCCGCAACGGGATCGATACGGACCTCTGGAACCCGGCCGCGGACCCGCGCCTTGCCGAGCGTTTCGACTCCGGTTCGCTCGAGCGGCGCGCGGCGAACAAAACCGCCCTCCAGCAAAAAATGGGACTCGATCCCGAACCCGCGGTCCCGCTGATCGGCATCGTCAGCCGGCTTAACGAACAAAAAGGGATCGACCTGGCCCTGTCCGCGCTCGAATGCTGGTGCGGCCGCGGCAACCAGGCGGTGATCCTCGGCGCGGGGGATCCGCGGCTGGAACAGCAATGCCGGACGTTCGCCGCCCGGCACCGCGGCCGGGCGGCGATGGAAGCCGGGCATCACGAGGATCTGGCCGCGTGGATCTACGGCGGATCGGATTTTTTCATGATTCCCTCGCGCTACGAGCCGTGCGGCGTCACCCAGATGATCGCTATGCGCTACGGCAGCCTGCCGGTCGTCCGCGCGGTGGGCGGATTGAAAGATACGGTTCTGGACCTTTCCCACGCGGAGGGAACCGGACTGGTGTTCGCCGAGGCGTCCGCCGCGGCCGCCGGCCTGGCCCTCGGCCGGGCCGAGGAATTGTTCCGCCAGCGGGAGCGCTGCGCCGCCGCCAGGGCCCGGGGCATGGCCATGGATTTCAGCTGGTCGCGGTCGGTTGAGGAATACCTGACGGTTTACCGGCGCGTGCTGGAACAGTGA